TATCCTGTCGGTACGTTGGGAAGCGGCGATAACAGGGTATCTATACGTTTCATGCACTACGATAATTTTTCACAGGCAAAAGGAAAATGGGATGAGCGGAAAAAGCGTATTCACTGGGACAATATATATTTCATCATGGACACCTGTTACAGCAGCAGCCCGAACACCGAGGCCATGTATAAATTTGACGCGCTCCCGCTCAGAAACAAAGTCATCCTCACAAGGAGCAAAGCTGAAGGCGTGAAATCAGCGGTAAGATTCTCAGTCCCTGAGCTTGACGGCATAGAGCTTGCTTTTATGCTTGAGTACAAATCACGCTTATCATTCAGAAGAAATTTTGATGACTGGGATTATGTGAGCTTCTTCAACGCGAGGTGATAATATTACGGGCATAATCTCACCCACAAAAGGAGTCAGGTCATGCCCGAAATAAAATCACTTCCCGAAAATGTCTGGTCAAGAATCGCCGCCGGTGAAGTCGTAGAACGCCCAGCCTCAGCCGTAAAGGAACTCACAGAGAACGCCCTCGACGCAGGAGCCTCGCGAATATCCGCAGACCTCAAAGACGGCGGAAGATTACGCATTACCGTTGAGGATGACGGAGACGGAATCGCCTTTGACGATTTGCCCCTCGCGCTGATGTACCACGCAACAAGCAAGCTCCGCGAAATATCAGACCTCGAACACATAATCACACTGGGCTACAGGGGAGAAGCCCTCGCAAGCCTCGCCGCTGTCGCAGATGTCGAAATCAGAAGCCGCAGAGCTGAGGACTCAGAAGGCGGACTCATTCGCACACATGACGGCAAAATCTCCGAGCATATCCGCGTGAAATGCCCGAAAGGAACCCGCGTTCAGGTCTCGGAATTGTTCTCAGGACTCCCGGCCCGGCGCAAATTCCTCAAGAGCGCGTCCGGCGAACTCAGGCGGGCGGCTGTATTCATGCGTGAATATTCCGTGTGCAATCCGTCTGTGTCGTTCCTGCTTGAGCATGACGGAAAAGAAATCTTCAGCACTGACGGAAGCGGCGACCGTAAAAGAGTCCTCGCTAAAATCTGGCCGGAAGGTTCAGAGATTCAGACGCTCAATATCCAGTCCGAACACATGAAGCTAGAATGCTGGTTCCAGTCCCGCGCAGGTATATCGGGGCGCGGTGATGTGATGTCTTTCGTGAACGGCAGGGCGGTGAATGATCCCGTCATAAAGTCAGCCGTTGCCACAGCAGGCCGCGAGCTTGCAGGGAACTGGGCACTGTTTTTCACGCTTGAGCCTTCACTCGTTGACGTTAATATTCACCCCGCAAAAGCTGAAGTCAGATTCCGTTACCCTGACGAAATATATTCCATGCTGCATAACGCCGTAAAACGTCTCGGCAGTCCGGGCTATATCCCCGTAACAGCAGACTCGCCCCTCAGAATAAATCCCGCGCCCAAGACTCACAGTCAGCCAAAGAATCAGACTCCCTCTCAGCGTCAGGAATGGAATTTCCGCGATCCCGAATCACGCATAACAGGCACACAGACTCCCGACCATGATGATATTACGCAGGCTAATATTTTTGCTGACGATGGGAATGACTCGCCGTTGCCGGATGTTTCGTTCATGGGACAAAATTCCGGGGGGTATCTTGTGTATGACACGCCGGAAGGGATTACGATTGTTGACCCTCACGCGGCGCATGAGAGAGTGAACTATGAGCGGATAAAGTCCGGGGCGGAAAAGTCTCGGAACGTTCAGAAATTATTAGTACCTGTGATTCTTCATCCGACTCTCGCGCTTGAGACGGCAGAATTTGAGTCAGCCCTGAAAGATTCGGGGTTCGAGTTTGAGAATACAGCCTCAGGAGTCGAACTGAAGTCAGTACCCGCAATCGGAAATGTTGACTTTGAGCCTGAAGCGTTATTGCGGGCATCCCTGCGGGCATTGAAGAACAGCCATGACGGAGACACACGAAATATTTTGTGGCGGACTTGGGCGACAATGGCGTGTAAAGCCTCCGTGAAGCTCACAACGAAATTAACGCGGGAAGAGGCGTTAACCTTGTGGCGGAGTCTTCATGAGTGTGAGCAGCCGTATGTTTGTCCGCATGGCCGGCCCGTAATGATTGAGCTGAAGAATGATGACTTGCTGAAACGTTTTGGGCGTGAATGACTCACTGACGGATGTAGCCCCAGCGTTTTTCGACTTTGACGGCGGCGAGTCCCTCGCTGAATGTTCTTGCGTCCTCATACTGTGCGGCAATCTCCCATTCTGCCGCGACATTCACATAGCCCCAGCGCGTATCAGCCGCAACAGGCGCGAGTCCGTCCCCGAAATTCCCGGCGTTGTTGTAGCGTCTTGGGATTGCTCTGTTGTTCCAGTGTCCTATGTAGCCCCAGCCGCGGTAAGTCGTGCGTGTTCTGACGGGGGCGACTCCGTAGGCGAAATCTCCGGCTTCTGTGTACTGAGGGCGGATAGCGTACTTTCCTTCTTTGTCGATGTAGCCCCATTTGCCGCGAATGTACACCGCCGCGAGTCCCTCGTGGAACTCCCTTGCGCGGACAAATTTCGGCTGAATGACCCATCTTCCGCGCACGTCGATATATCCCCAGAGGCCATTTTTCCGGGCTGGCGCGAGGCCGTCAGCAAAACTCCCGGCTCTCTCGAATGACGGCGGAATAAGGTAGTTTCCCATCATGTCAATGTAGCCCCATTGCCCCGCAACCTGTACGGCGGCCATGCCCTGCGAGAAGGGGAGTCCGTTCGTGAAAAATCGTTCTGTGCGTTCGTCCGTGTCAGGGTCAAAGCGGACAAATGCAGGCTGCCCCTCCGTATCGATATAGTGATCCCCGACAAACGCGAATCCCTCGGCGAAATCTCCGGCCTCCGGGACACGATGCACTAACGGTATCGCGATTCGTCCGAGATAGTCGATGTATCCCCAGCGGTCATTAGACTTCACTGCGGCGAGTCCCTCGTGGAAATCTCTTGCTTCCTGGAATGACGGAGGAATAACGAACACTGCCGGGCGGGTGTAGGCGGCGTATGACGGTGATACTAGTATTAGCGAGAATATGAACAGGGCGGTTAATTTATACTTCATGAGTGAGTCATCAGTCCTTTCGGGGAATATTATAGACGGTAGACGGTCAAAAAAATTCCCCATCACTTTTTCATGAAGGGGAAAATATTTTCTCTGTGATTATTCCTGTGTGCCGGGTGCTGTGCGTCTTGCCTTCCTGCGCTCAAGCTCGTCAAGTATCGCCTTCCTGAGTCTGACTGACTGCGGCGTAACTTCTACAAGCTCGTCCGACTCTATCCACTCCATAGCCTTTTCGAGGGGCATACGGCGCGGAACGTCCAATTTTGTTGTGAGTTCCTTTGTGGCTGAACGGTGATTAGTCTGCTGCTTCTTCTTTGTCGGGTTGCAGGGAATATCGCCCGGACGGGAATTTTCGCCGATAATCATTCCGTTGTAGACCTGCTCAAGCGGTGAAATGAACAAAACGCCGCGGCTCTGCAAATTTTCGAGCTGGTACGCTGTAGCCTCTCCCGTGTCCATGCTTACGAGTGAGCCTCTATTGCGCGTGATGAGATCTCCTGCCCATTCTTTATAGCCGCTGAAACAGTTTGACATTATGCCGAGTCCGCGTGTGTCGGTCAGAAATTCCCCCCTGTAACCGATTAATCCCCTTGTCGGAATCTCAATCTCAATCCGCAATAATCCCCGGTCAGGATTGTCGATGTTAATCACGCGGCCTTTTCTCCGTGTCATTTTCTCGAACACTATACCCTGATATTCTTCCGGCACGTCAATTGTAACAAGCTCGTAAGGCTCAAACTTTTTCCCGTCATGATATTCTACGATTACTTCAGGCTTTGAGACGCAGAACTCCATACCCTCGCGGCGCATTTCCTCAATGAGAATCCCAAGCTGTAATTCACCGCGCCCGGAAATTTTCACACCGTCAGGCCGTCCTAGGTCTTCCATTCTGAGCGACACATTCACGTGCATTTCACGCTGTAATCTTGCTTTGAGCTGGCGTAACGTTACCGCCTGACCCTCGCGCCCTGCGAAAGGCCCTGAGTTTACGAGGAAAAACATTGATACGGTAGGTTCCTCAATGGATAAAGGCTTCAGGGGGGAGTCAGAAATTTCTTCAGCGCAGAAAGTATCGCCGATATTAATCTCGTTCGGCCCGGTAATCCACACTATATCTCCCGCGCTTACCTCGTCAACTTCCGTGCGGTCAAGCCCCCGCGTTACCCATAACTGCGCGGCTTTTGCGTTCTCATGGCCGATAATCTCCCAGTCATCGCCGGAATGATCTGTAGTGTTCCATTTTGTTGACACTCTCGTGAAAGGCTCGCCCTTGCGTATATGCCCCTGCAATATTTTTCCGCAGCCAATTCGCCCGACATACTCATTCCATGCAAGCGTACTTACCTGCATTAGGAACGGTTTATCCGGGTCAACGTCAGGCGCAGGAACGTAATCAATAATCGCCTGAAATAAATCGTCCATGCCCTCATGAGGCTTGCTGAGGTCATTAACCGCCCAGCCGTTAAGCCCTGAGCCGTAAAGAACCGGGAAATCTGCCTGCTCATCACTCGCTCCAAGCTCAAAGAACAAGTCAAACGTGAGATTCAATGCGCGGGTCGGGTCAGCTCCTTCACGGTCTACTTTGTTGATGAAAACAAGCGGCTTCATTCCGATGGATAATGCGTGCTGAAGTACGTAGCGAGTCTGCGGCATCGGGCCTTCATTCGCGTCAACAATCAATATAACGCTGTCGACTGTCGACAAAATTCGCTCAACCTCGCCGGAGAAGTCAGCGTGTCCGGGGGTGTCAATGATATTTATCTGGTAGCCTTTCCATGAAACTGTGCAGGGCTTTGAGCGGATAGTGATACCGCGCTCGCGTTCGAGGGGATTGGAGTCCATTACGCGCTCGGCGACCTGAGTGTGTGCGGCGAATGTCTGAGCGGCTCTGAAGATTGAGTCGATGAGGGTAGTTTTGCCGTGATCAATGTGTGCGACTATGGCAAGATTTCGGATGTTCTTTGCGTCTTGTGCTTGCATATAAAAATTTCCAGTCCTGTTTGTGATAAATTTTTTGTGGAAATTTTAGCACATGTTGATTTATTGAAACGCTGAGGCAAATATAAGCGTATGCTATACTAAACAAAATTGAACGTAAAAGAGGTGAAATTCAATAATGGGAACTATCGTAAAAGTAAAAGATATTCCGGGAACGTCAAGATGGGTAACTCCAAAATGTTCGTGCGTATCTTGGATTGCACATTGGGATGCTAATAGTAGTACAAGAAGACCGTCTACTTGTCCTGTATGTGGCCAGCGTCCTACAAATATGAACCCTTTAGTCGGAGGACATGTTAAAATAACAGACTATGAAGTTGTCGATGGTTATTTTCTGCCAGACAATGATGGACGGTATTACATAACACCGATATGTAACTCTTGCAATGCCAGAGGCGGCTTTACTGACATCAAGATTGATGAAGATTATCTTGTGTCTGCAAGAAGAGAAGATTGTTGCCGTTACAGAGGATAACACAAAAACAAGGCGGAATGAGTCGCTTCCTCCGCCTTTCGTATGTTCCTCAGCTGTTATTGCTATTCCAGCTCTTTCAGCTCCATCAGTGCTGATACAACCTCAGAAGGAAAATCTTTGAATAACTCTTGCAGATAAGCGTACGTTACTTTGGAGTCATTCCGCAATTCATCATATCTCATAAAACTATATCTCATAGAAGCTCCTTGATCCGAATATAAATTCCGCGCAGCCCAGTACAATCCATCTTCACAACACACCAGCCTATATAAAGTCAAACCATGCAAAAAGGCACCAAGTAGAGTGTCATTATCATAATATGAAACTACATGCTTGGTTCCTAGAAAGCCGTTCCATTTTCTATTGCCGTCATCGATCGTAAAACCGTGTTTCCCCGTTATTTGTGCTATTTCTCCTCTTGTCAAATCACGCCGTTTTCCTGAAGTCTGCTTCTTTGGTTCAGGTTGCTTAACTTCAGGCTGTTTCACTTTGGCCTGTTTCGTCAGAGGCTTCTTGATTGCATTCCTTATGTCATCCTGCAACGCATACAGCGTAAAAGCGTCAAGCTCTCCCTTCTTCATCTCAGCAAGAATCGTTTTGCTCACGGACTCTTCATACCCGAAATCAACATTAACCTCAACGCACGCTATACCCTCGTCCTTGTCGCCCATCAGGAAATGTGCAACCCCCGCGAAAAGATTATTGCTCCAATCCCCCGCAGATATATTATCCTGAATCACTCCCAGCAAACGCCGAATCTCTTCACGGTTAGCCTCTGAGTTTGCCGCGAGCCTCTGTACCCTGTACTTGGCCTCCTCAAGTTTATACGGGTCATTACGCAGTACAGGCCGCCAAACCTCCGCAAACTTGTCCCAGCAGCTTAACGCCTCCGAATCATTCCCGGCCTCCTGCGCCGCTTTCGCCCGGTAATACCAGTAAGGCGGGTATACCTGAAAATTACGCTCAACATTACGCGCACGGAGCATTCGCAGACGCTTTGACGGGTCAGACTCATTCACGGCCTTGTAGTAACCGTTAAGGCTCTTCTGCGTCAATCGGTACTCATCCGGCAGTTTGTACTGTCGCAATAAGTTCCATGATGAATTGAGCAGTTTCACCTGTAACTCGTTGCAGTCTTCTATCTCTTCTTTCTTCAACTGCCACAAATCATCGTTCAGACCTTCAAGGAGTTCCGCCTTTGATGACTGATAGCTGAAATATGACGACACACAAGACGTTGCGAGACTCCCCAGCCAGCTCCATAAATTTCCACCGTATGCACGAATACCCGATAGCGCGTCAATAATCTGCCTCTGTTCACGCCTGTCGTAACGCTCCTGAAATCTTTTCGCCTCTTCCTGCCGTAACCCTTTGCCCGTGATGAAATTCATCAATTCCGCGAAAAGCCCGGTCATCTCGTAATCACTCTCAATATTTCCCAGCGCAAGTTTGTTGATGATTGTGTTGTATTCTTGGTCAAGTACTATTCTGTCCTGCGCTGTGATTATTCGGTGTATTGAGACTATTGCCATGTTCAACGCTAACATTGTGTGCTGCGGGTCATATGACTCTTCAGCGTGAACGGGTGATGATAACGATATTATGATGAGGATTATTGCAGCGAGGCTTTTCATGATGATTGCTCCTTTGTGTTATTGGGATGAAAATAATTTTACCATTTAGGTACGGTGATTGTGATTCCTTTCTCAGCAAGTGTCTTCTTGAAACGCTCATTGAGTATCTGAGGAAGATATTTCTTCACGGCCTCAGTGAGAAGGATTGCGCGCCTGCTGTTGACCCTTCCGCGCCCGGCACGTATTGACTCTCTCAATTCCGCGTCAATCTCTGCGAGGCTCTCTGACTTATCACCGCCCGTAATCAGACGTGAAAATCCGTTCTCCGTCAAATCACGTTCAATGTCATCAATTTTCGGCAGTGCTGAAGTGTTCACGGTCTCATAATCTCCCAGCAAGTGAACGTCATATATTATTGTCGCAATAGCATTCGCATAGCCGCGGGCTGTAGGGATTCCTGTTACTGATGTTACGGCATTGATTAGCTTTCTGTTACGGCGGGATTGTATGTTCCTCATGAGGTACGCAAAGAATTTCCGTTCTTCATATTTTGCGTTGGGATTACCTTTAAGGCATGAGCGAATCTGTTTCACGAGAGGCGCATAATATTTAGGGTCAGCGTTGAAGCCCCAGTGAAACAATAAACGATGGCCGTAATTCCCCCACGTGAACCACGAAAAATTTTCCTGCAAATCACGGTAATCATTCCCGATGTCATCTATAACTTCCTGAGCCGTTCTCCACAAAGGGAGAATGTTATTCCGTGATACATTCTCAGAAATTCCGAACACTCTATCCCATAGCTGTATATGTTCCTGTCCTGATTTAGCGCAGACATCACCGCAAACGAAAATCATCATCACAACAAGCGCAAACCTTATCCCGAAATTACGAGACACGACAATTATCACTCCCAACAAAAAAGCAGGTCTCGCGCATTATCTTAACACGCAAAACCTGCCGTAATGTTTTCAGCTTTGAACGCTTACAGATTCACAGCAGGAATCCCCGCAAACCCTTTCGCTAAATCCTCGTCCGTCGGAATATAGTCGGTCATTGTCCCGTCGTTGTACCTCTCGTACGCGGTCATGTCGAAATATCCCGTGCCAGTCAGCCCGAAAATTATCGTCTTCTCCTCGCCCGACTCTTTGCACTTCAGAGCCTCATCAATCGCGACTCTAATCGCATGTGCGCTTTCAGGAGCCGGCAAAATCCCTTCAACCCGTGCGAACATTTCAGCAGCCTCAAATACGCTCGTCTGTTCTACAGCTACGGCCTCCATCATTCCGTCGTGGTAAAGCTGAGAAAGTATGCTGCTCATTCCGTGATAGCGCAGGCCGCCCGCGTGGTTTGCTGACGGTATAAAGTCATGGCCGAGAGTGTACATTTTCGCCATCGGGCAGACCTTCCCGGTGTCGCAGAAGTCATACGCGAATTTCCCCCGCGTAAAGCTCGGACAGCTCGCAGGCTCTACAGCTATTATCCTGTAATCCGCCTCGCCCCTGAGCTTTTCGCCCATGAACGGAGAAATCAGCCCGCCCAAATTCGAGCCGCCTCCCGCGCACCCGATAATCATATCCGGCTTTATCCCGTACTTTTCGCAGGCCGCTTTCGTCTCAAGCCCTATCACAGACTGATGCAAC
This window of the Synergistaceae bacterium genome carries:
- a CDS encoding DUF1919 domain-containing protein; its protein translation is MTGINSRAIMQSAVSSSFLCSLIRYFRNAYRKIFRYILRTINRHRLTNKNFSVISNNCTGGVILHELGQRFDSPTVNLAISPQDFVKFCGNLKYYISCELEECVNPSVNYPVGTLGSGDNRVSIRFMHYDNFSQAKGKWDERKKRIHWDNIYFIMDTCYSSSPNTEAMYKFDALPLRNKVILTRSKAEGVKSAVRFSVPELDGIELAFMLEYKSRLSFRRNFDDWDYVSFFNAR
- a CDS encoding ATP-binding protein, which codes for MPEIKSLPENVWSRIAAGEVVERPASAVKELTENALDAGASRISADLKDGGRLRITVEDDGDGIAFDDLPLALMYHATSKLREISDLEHIITLGYRGEALASLAAVADVEIRSRRAEDSEGGLIRTHDGKISEHIRVKCPKGTRVQVSELFSGLPARRKFLKSASGELRRAAVFMREYSVCNPSVSFLLEHDGKEIFSTDGSGDRKRVLAKIWPEGSEIQTLNIQSEHMKLECWFQSRAGISGRGDVMSFVNGRAVNDPVIKSAVATAGRELAGNWALFFTLEPSLVDVNIHPAKAEVRFRYPDEIYSMLHNAVKRLGSPGYIPVTADSPLRINPAPKTHSQPKNQTPSQRQEWNFRDPESRITGTQTPDHDDITQANIFADDGNDSPLPDVSFMGQNSGGYLVYDTPEGITIVDPHAAHERVNYERIKSGAEKSRNVQKLLVPVILHPTLALETAEFESALKDSGFEFENTASGVELKSVPAIGNVDFEPEALLRASLRALKNSHDGDTRNILWRTWATMACKASVKLTTKLTREEALTLWRSLHECEQPYVCPHGRPVMIELKNDDLLKRFGRE
- the typA gene encoding translational GTPase TypA, encoding MQAQDAKNIRNLAIVAHIDHGKTTLIDSIFRAAQTFAAHTQVAERVMDSNPLERERGITIRSKPCTVSWKGYQINIIDTPGHADFSGEVERILSTVDSVILIVDANEGPMPQTRYVLQHALSIGMKPLVFINKVDREGADPTRALNLTFDLFFELGASDEQADFPVLYGSGLNGWAVNDLSKPHEGMDDLFQAIIDYVPAPDVDPDKPFLMQVSTLAWNEYVGRIGCGKILQGHIRKGEPFTRVSTKWNTTDHSGDDWEIIGHENAKAAQLWVTRGLDRTEVDEVSAGDIVWITGPNEINIGDTFCAEEISDSPLKPLSIEEPTVSMFFLVNSGPFAGREGQAVTLRQLKARLQREMHVNVSLRMEDLGRPDGVKISGRGELQLGILIEEMRREGMEFCVSKPEVIVEYHDGKKFEPYELVTIDVPEEYQGIVFEKMTRRKGRVINIDNPDRGLLRIEIEIPTRGLIGYRGEFLTDTRGLGIMSNCFSGYKEWAGDLITRNRGSLVSMDTGEATAYQLENLQSRGVLFISPLEQVYNGMIIGENSRPGDIPCNPTKKKQQTNHRSATKELTTKLDVPRRMPLEKAMEWIESDELVEVTPQSVRLRKAILDELERRKARRTAPGTQE
- a CDS encoding WG repeat-containing protein — its product is MKYKLTALFIFSLILVSPSYAAYTRPAVFVIPPSFQEARDFHEGLAAVKSNDRWGYIDYLGRIAIPLVHRVPEAGDFAEGFAFVGDHYIDTEGQPAFVRFDPDTDERTERFFTNGLPFSQGMAAVQVAGQWGYIDMMGNYLIPPSFERAGSFADGLAPARKNGLWGYIDVRGRWVIQPKFVRAREFHEGLAAVYIRGKWGYIDKEGKYAIRPQYTEAGDFAYGVAPVRTRTTYRGWGYIGHWNNRAIPRRYNNAGNFGDGLAPVAADTRWGYVNVAAEWEIAAQYEDARTFSEGLAAVKVEKRWGYIRQ